One region of Cobetia sp. cqz5-12 genomic DNA includes:
- the rpmF gene encoding 50S ribosomal protein L32 — MAVQQNRKTRSKRGMRRSHDALTAPTLSQDKETGTVHLRHHVSADGFYRGRKVVDA, encoded by the coding sequence ATGGCAGTTCAGCAGAACCGCAAAACTCGTTCCAAGCGTGGCATGCGTCGTAGCCACGATGCCCTGACTGCACCGACCCTGTCCCAGGACAAGGAAACCGGTACAGTTCACCTGCGTCACCACGTCTCTGCCGACGGTTTCTACCGTGGCCGCAAAGTCGTTGATGCATAA
- the acpP gene encoding acyl carrier protein — MSTIEERVKKVVAERLNAKEEEIQNSSSFTEDLGADSLDTVELVMALEEEFDTEIPDEEAEKITTVQEAIDYIVNHQ, encoded by the coding sequence ATGAGCACCATTGAAGAACGCGTCAAGAAGGTTGTGGCTGAGCGCCTGAACGCCAAAGAAGAAGAAATCCAGAACTCTTCCTCTTTCACTGAAGACCTGGGCGCCGATTCCCTGGACACCGTCGAGCTGGTGATGGCTCTTGAAGAGGAATTCGATACTGAAATTCCTGACGAAGAAGCAGAGAAGATCACCACCGTGCAGGAAGCTATCGATTACATCGTCAACCACCAGTAA
- the pabC gene encoding aminodeoxychorismate lyase, which translates to MTTDASGSKSSEDKCALAALAADLPSDDRGLAYGEGVFETILVREGRPQLWSWHEARLRRGCQRLGIAAPSAAELAACLAVCQGEGLEVLKLIVTGGSGGRGYRAPESPQARLRARATPFAVNQQARRGITARVCELRVAEQPALAGLKHLNRLENVLARREWSDTTISEGLLLNAQGELIEATSMNLAWYRDGRWFTPCLDRAGVEGTLLAALEAEMTFERVREGLESLARAEQVVVMNSVQGVWPLRTLLKSDGAILCEWKDEAHPALDELNHTIARLLGEPAN; encoded by the coding sequence ATGACGACTGATGCCTCTGGCAGCAAGAGCTCTGAAGACAAGTGTGCTCTTGCGGCGCTCGCCGCCGATCTGCCCAGTGATGACCGTGGCCTTGCCTATGGCGAGGGCGTGTTCGAGACGATTCTGGTGCGTGAGGGGCGGCCGCAGCTGTGGTCCTGGCACGAGGCGCGCCTGAGGCGCGGTTGTCAGCGTCTGGGGATTGCAGCACCCTCGGCAGCTGAGCTGGCGGCCTGTCTGGCGGTCTGTCAGGGCGAGGGGCTTGAAGTGCTCAAGCTTATCGTCACCGGCGGCTCTGGCGGGCGGGGCTACAGGGCACCGGAGTCACCGCAGGCGCGCTTGCGGGCACGCGCGACGCCTTTTGCGGTCAATCAGCAGGCGCGGCGTGGCATCACGGCACGGGTTTGCGAGCTGCGTGTGGCCGAGCAGCCGGCACTGGCGGGGCTCAAGCACCTCAATCGGCTCGAGAACGTGCTGGCGCGCCGTGAGTGGAGCGACACGACCATCAGCGAGGGGTTGTTGCTCAATGCGCAGGGCGAGCTGATCGAGGCCACCAGCATGAATCTGGCCTGGTATCGTGACGGGCGCTGGTTCACGCCGTGTCTTGATCGTGCCGGTGTCGAGGGCACGCTGCTGGCGGCGCTTGAGGCCGAGATGACGTTCGAACGAGTGCGTGAGGGGCTTGAGTCACTCGCGCGGGCCGAGCAGGTGGTCGTCATGAATTCCGTGCAGGGCGTCTGGCCGTTGCGCACTCTGCTCAAGTCCGATGGCGCGATTCTGTGCGAGTGGAAGGATGAGGCGCATCCGGCGCTGGACGAGTTGAATCACACTATCGCGCGCTTGCTGGGCGAGCCCGCGAACTGA
- the plsX gene encoding phosphate acyltransferase PlsX has protein sequence MRIAIDTMGGDFGPRATLRGTASALLRDSQLSAILVGPQHLLDAELDSLPASLSRVRDRLQTLAVDGIVASDARPSRVLRSREPSSMSQALGLVAKGQADACVSAGNTGALMALGMREVGRVKGVERPAICAAVPTRGVRACSLLDLGANVDVAPHHLLAFARMGAMRSRLIDAVERPRVGLLNVGVESVKGTAQVQEAHALLAGSESDFDYLGFAEGGDLFSGKVDVVVCDGFVGNIVLKSSEGLAQMLSAQLGATLAASWRTRLMAWLARPALTRLSRELDPVRYNGASLLGLANVVVKSHGGAAAEGFAFAVTRAASEAREQLPSRLAQALEGTYSR, from the coding sequence GTGCGTATCGCCATCGATACGATGGGCGGGGACTTCGGTCCCCGCGCTACGTTACGGGGCACGGCCAGTGCGCTGTTGCGAGACTCGCAACTCAGCGCCATCCTGGTCGGCCCGCAGCATCTACTGGATGCCGAGTTAGACTCCCTCCCTGCTTCACTCTCCCGTGTTCGTGATCGCCTTCAGACACTCGCTGTCGACGGCATTGTCGCGTCTGATGCTCGCCCGTCCCGCGTCTTGCGCAGTCGCGAGCCCAGCAGCATGTCTCAGGCCCTGGGTCTGGTGGCGAAGGGCCAGGCGGATGCCTGTGTCAGTGCCGGCAATACCGGCGCCTTGATGGCGCTGGGCATGCGCGAAGTGGGAAGAGTGAAAGGGGTGGAGCGACCTGCCATCTGTGCCGCGGTGCCCACGCGTGGCGTGCGAGCCTGCAGCTTGCTGGATCTCGGCGCCAACGTCGATGTCGCACCGCATCACCTGCTGGCGTTCGCCCGCATGGGCGCGATGCGCAGTCGCCTCATCGACGCGGTCGAGCGTCCGCGAGTGGGGCTGCTCAACGTGGGAGTCGAGTCGGTCAAGGGGACTGCGCAGGTGCAGGAAGCGCACGCCCTGCTGGCTGGCAGCGAGTCGGACTTCGACTACCTTGGCTTTGCCGAGGGCGGCGACCTCTTCTCCGGCAAGGTAGATGTGGTGGTCTGTGACGGCTTCGTCGGCAATATCGTGCTCAAGAGCAGTGAAGGGCTTGCGCAGATGCTGTCGGCGCAGCTGGGGGCGACCCTGGCGGCCAGCTGGCGCACGCGCCTGATGGCCTGGCTAGCGCGTCCGGCGCTGACGCGACTCTCGCGTGAGCTGGACCCGGTGCGCTACAACGGTGCCAGCCTGCTGGGCCTGGCGAACGTGGTGGTGAAGAGCCACGGCGGCGCGGCGGCGGAAGGCTTTGCCTTTGCCGTCACGCGGGCGGCCAGCGAGGCTCGCGAGCAATTGCCTTCGCGCCTGGCGCAGGCCCTGGAAGGCACATACTCACGCTGA
- the fabF gene encoding beta-ketoacyl-ACP synthase II, translating to MPRRRVVVTGLGLVTPVGNTVEESWSNIKAGKSGIAAIEHFDVSGFNTRFGGSIKDFDVSQYLNPKEARKMDLFIQYGIAAAHQAITDSGIECTEDNAERIGVAIGSGIGGLPMIEHNHKALEKGGARRISPFFVPGSIINMISGNLAIQFGYRGPNIAITTACTTGTHNIGYSARTIAYGDADVMVAGGAEMATTPLGLGGFSAARALSTRNDDPQAASRPWDRDRDGFVLSDGAGVVVLEEYEHAKARGATIYAEVLGFGMSDDAHHMTAPPEDGRGAAAAMRNAIRDAKLEPGQIDYINAHGTSTNAGDKAESLAVESVLGDAARDVAVSSTKSMIGHLLGAAGAVEAVFCVLAMRDQIAPPTINLDNPAEGCNLDYVPNVARDMKIEYTLSNSFGFGGTNGSLVFGKLKD from the coding sequence ATGCCTCGCAGAAGGGTAGTGGTAACAGGTCTTGGCCTGGTAACCCCGGTCGGGAATACCGTCGAGGAAAGCTGGAGCAACATCAAGGCGGGCAAGAGTGGCATCGCGGCCATCGAGCATTTCGATGTCAGCGGTTTCAATACCCGTTTCGGTGGCTCCATCAAGGACTTCGATGTGAGTCAGTACCTGAACCCGAAAGAGGCCCGCAAGATGGACCTCTTCATCCAATACGGTATCGCGGCGGCCCACCAGGCCATCACCGACTCCGGCATTGAATGCACCGAAGACAACGCCGAGCGTATCGGTGTCGCCATCGGGTCCGGTATCGGCGGCCTGCCGATGATCGAGCACAACCACAAGGCGCTGGAGAAGGGCGGTGCGCGTCGCATCTCGCCGTTCTTCGTGCCGGGCTCCATCATCAACATGATCTCCGGCAATCTGGCGATCCAGTTCGGTTATCGTGGTCCGAACATCGCGATCACCACTGCCTGTACCACCGGGACGCACAACATCGGTTATAGCGCACGTACCATCGCCTATGGCGATGCCGACGTGATGGTGGCCGGTGGTGCCGAAATGGCGACCACGCCGCTGGGCCTGGGGGGCTTCTCCGCGGCGCGTGCGCTGTCGACCCGCAACGATGATCCGCAGGCGGCCAGCCGTCCGTGGGACCGCGACCGTGATGGCTTCGTGCTGTCCGACGGTGCCGGTGTCGTCGTGCTGGAAGAGTACGAGCACGCCAAGGCGCGTGGCGCGACCATCTACGCCGAGGTGCTCGGGTTCGGCATGTCCGACGACGCTCACCACATGACAGCACCGCCCGAAGACGGCCGTGGTGCGGCCGCCGCGATGCGCAACGCCATCCGTGACGCCAAGCTCGAGCCGGGCCAGATCGACTACATCAATGCCCACGGCACCTCCACCAATGCCGGCGATAAGGCGGAAAGTCTCGCTGTCGAATCGGTGCTGGGTGATGCGGCGCGTGATGTAGCGGTCAGCTCCACCAAGTCGATGATCGGTCACCTGCTGGGCGCTGCCGGTGCGGTCGAGGCCGTGTTCTGCGTGCTGGCGATGCGTGACCAGATCGCGCCGCCGACCATCAACCTGGACAACCCGGCCGAGGGCTGCAATCTCGACTACGTGCCGAACGTCGCACGTGACATGAAGATCGAGTACACCCTGTCCAACTCGTTCGGCTTCGGTGGCACCAACGGCTCGCTGGTGTTCGGCAAGCTCAAGGACTGA
- a CDS encoding YceD family protein — protein sequence MLTTRLPTKVEPYRLASAGKRLEGVIPLANMPRVVEAIGAQEGDVSVSMTFDIDTQRRSFIEGSIAFEASLLCQRCLGPTEPEPLSSEFLLGLVTSDALAAQLPGEYEPVVVENEQLDLLTVIEDEVLLVLPQVVYHEEADCAVSRDQLASGVEPEASDAPAVNPFSVLRTLKDKH from the coding sequence ATGTTGACCACAAGACTGCCGACCAAGGTCGAGCCCTACCGGCTGGCGTCAGCGGGTAAACGCCTTGAAGGCGTGATTCCACTGGCGAACATGCCCCGTGTTGTTGAGGCCATCGGTGCTCAGGAAGGGGACGTCAGCGTCTCCATGACCTTTGACATCGACACTCAACGTCGCAGCTTCATCGAAGGCTCCATCGCCTTCGAGGCAAGTCTGTTATGTCAGCGTTGCCTGGGACCCACCGAGCCGGAGCCGCTTTCCAGCGAGTTCCTGTTGGGGCTGGTGACCAGCGATGCACTGGCGGCGCAGCTGCCCGGTGAGTACGAGCCGGTAGTGGTGGAAAACGAACAGCTGGATCTCCTGACAGTGATCGAGGATGAAGTGCTCCTGGTCCTGCCGCAGGTGGTCTACCACGAGGAGGCCGATTGTGCCGTCTCTCGCGACCAGCTGGCCAGCGGTGTGGAACCCGAGGCCTCGGACGCACCCGCTGTGAATCCATTCAGTGTGCTTCGCACCCTGAAGGACAAGCACTGA
- the fabG gene encoding 3-oxoacyl-ACP reductase FabG, whose protein sequence is MTSERRIALVTGASRGIGQAISRELGRQGRIVIGTATSEKGAAAIGADLEAHGIEGAGMLLNVTDQASVDAVLKEVGERFGAPTILVNNAGITRDNLLMRLKEDDWDAVLDTNLKSVFRVSKSCLRGMTKARFGRIVNISSVVATMGNLGQVNYAAAKAGMEGFARSLAREVASRNITVNSVAPGFIATDMTEALPEAQHEALLGNIPLARLGQPEEIAAAVGFLTSDAAGYITGETLQVNGGMNMR, encoded by the coding sequence ATGACGAGCGAACGCAGAATCGCACTGGTGACCGGTGCCAGTCGTGGCATCGGCCAAGCCATCTCCCGTGAACTCGGCCGTCAGGGCCGTATCGTGATCGGTACTGCCACCAGCGAGAAAGGCGCAGCGGCCATCGGCGCTGACCTCGAGGCGCACGGTATCGAAGGCGCGGGCATGCTGCTCAACGTCACCGATCAGGCCAGCGTCGACGCCGTGCTCAAGGAAGTCGGCGAGCGCTTCGGCGCCCCGACCATTCTGGTCAACAATGCCGGTATCACGCGTGACAACCTGTTGATGCGCTTGAAGGAAGACGATTGGGACGCGGTGCTCGACACCAATCTCAAGTCGGTCTTCCGTGTCAGCAAGAGCTGCCTGCGCGGCATGACCAAGGCGCGCTTCGGCCGCATCGTCAACATCTCGTCCGTGGTCGCGACCATGGGCAACCTCGGTCAGGTCAACTATGCTGCCGCCAAGGCAGGCATGGAAGGCTTTGCCCGCTCGCTGGCGCGCGAAGTCGCGTCACGCAATATTACCGTCAACTCAGTGGCGCCGGGCTTCATTGCCACTGACATGACTGAAGCATTGCCGGAAGCGCAGCACGAAGCGTTGCTCGGCAACATCCCGCTGGCGCGCCTTGGCCAGCCGGAAGAGATTGCTGCGGCAGTCGGCTTCCTGACCAGTGATGCAGCAGGCTACATTACCGGTGAGACGTTGCAGGTGAACGGTGGCATGAACATGCGCTGA
- the fabD gene encoding ACP S-malonyltransferase, with translation MTDSLALIFPGQGSQQVGMLRELAERYSVVRTTFEEASDALGRDLWHLTQEGPAEELNRTELTQPALLTASVAIWRVWQELEGPRPARMAGHSLGEYSAMVCAGVIGFAEGVKLVNLRGEAMQTAVPQGQGAMAAILGLENAQVEAACASAAQGEVVAAVNYNAPGQVVIAGGTAAVERAIAACQEAGAKRAMPLPVSVPSHCDLMRPAADKLAEAMNAIEFRAPRYTVIQNVDAKAHDDVETLRQRLIEQLYQPVRWTDCVNAMFDSGARSFIECGPGKVLTGLGKRIQRQARGLAVNDPDSLEAALELARETAAEQNQ, from the coding sequence ATGACAGATTCCCTGGCCCTCATCTTCCCGGGACAGGGCTCCCAGCAGGTCGGTATGCTGCGGGAGCTGGCGGAGCGCTATAGCGTGGTCCGCACTACCTTCGAGGAAGCCTCTGACGCGCTGGGGCGCGATCTCTGGCACCTGACACAGGAAGGTCCGGCGGAGGAGCTCAATCGTACCGAGCTGACCCAGCCGGCGCTTCTGACCGCCAGTGTCGCCATCTGGCGCGTCTGGCAGGAGCTGGAAGGCCCGCGTCCGGCGCGTATGGCCGGTCACTCCCTGGGTGAATACAGCGCCATGGTCTGCGCTGGCGTGATCGGTTTCGCCGAGGGCGTCAAGCTGGTCAATCTGCGCGGCGAAGCCATGCAGACTGCCGTGCCGCAGGGGCAGGGCGCGATGGCGGCCATTCTCGGTCTCGAGAATGCCCAGGTCGAAGCCGCCTGTGCCAGTGCGGCACAGGGTGAAGTGGTCGCGGCAGTCAACTACAATGCGCCGGGACAGGTCGTCATCGCCGGTGGCACCGCTGCCGTCGAGCGTGCCATCGCGGCATGTCAGGAAGCGGGTGCCAAGCGCGCCATGCCGCTGCCGGTGTCGGTGCCGTCGCATTGTGATCTGATGCGTCCGGCGGCCGACAAGCTGGCCGAGGCGATGAATGCCATCGAGTTCCGTGCGCCGCGCTATACCGTCATCCAGAATGTCGATGCCAAGGCGCATGACGATGTCGAGACACTGCGTCAGCGTCTGATCGAGCAGCTTTATCAGCCGGTCCGCTGGACCGATTGCGTCAATGCCATGTTCGACAGTGGCGCGCGCAGCTTCATCGAATGCGGCCCGGGCAAGGTGTTGACCGGCCTTGGCAAGCGCATTCAGCGTCAGGCGCGTGGCCTGGCCGTGAATGATCCGGATAGCCTGGAAGCGGCGCTGGAACTTGCCCGCGAGACCGCTGCCGAACAGAATCAGTAA
- the mltG gene encoding endolytic transglycosylase MltG, whose translation MRVFKILLMLVVLAVAAGVVGFRYWQAQLLSPLAIEKEQLFEVPKGASLTRVVGELESQGIIEASWPYKVWARLEPEAVNGLRAGEFRLTPGLNGRELVALLSSDDVVSYTLTVPEGWTFAQMRTAMDASPKLEHTTRDMSDEELMAAVGAEGEEPEGRFFPDTYRYHKGVSDLSLYKQAYTRMSKTLEEVWAGRDDDLPITSAYEALIMASLIERETGAPEERDEIAGVFKRRMERGMRLQTDPTVIYGLGKDYDGSLSRADLRKPTPWNTYVITGLPPTPIAMPGRAALEAAVHPKEGDTYYFVAKGEGKHHFSRTLREHNNAVRRYILNR comes from the coding sequence ATGCGAGTGTTCAAGATCCTCCTGATGCTGGTAGTGCTGGCCGTGGCTGCGGGTGTGGTGGGCTTTCGTTATTGGCAGGCGCAGTTGCTGTCACCGTTGGCGATCGAGAAGGAACAGCTGTTCGAGGTGCCCAAGGGCGCCAGTCTGACCAGGGTCGTGGGCGAGCTCGAGTCACAGGGCATCATCGAGGCGAGCTGGCCGTACAAGGTCTGGGCGCGCCTCGAGCCTGAGGCCGTCAATGGCCTGCGCGCCGGTGAATTCCGTCTCACGCCGGGCTTGAACGGCCGTGAGCTGGTGGCGCTGCTGTCCAGTGACGATGTGGTCAGCTATACCTTGACCGTGCCGGAGGGCTGGACCTTCGCCCAGATGCGCACCGCCATGGACGCCTCACCCAAGCTTGAGCACACGACTCGCGACATGAGTGACGAGGAGCTGATGGCGGCCGTCGGTGCAGAGGGCGAGGAGCCGGAAGGGCGCTTCTTCCCGGACACCTACCGCTATCACAAGGGCGTCAGCGACCTCTCGCTCTACAAGCAGGCCTATACCCGCATGAGCAAGACGCTGGAGGAAGTCTGGGCCGGGCGTGACGACGACCTGCCGATCACCAGCGCCTACGAGGCGCTGATCATGGCGTCACTGATCGAGCGCGAGACCGGCGCGCCGGAAGAGCGCGACGAGATCGCCGGCGTCTTCAAGCGTCGCATGGAGCGTGGCATGCGCCTGCAGACCGACCCGACCGTCATCTATGGCCTGGGCAAGGACTATGATGGCTCGCTGTCGCGCGCCGACCTGCGCAAGCCGACGCCCTGGAATACCTATGTGATCACCGGTCTGCCGCCGACGCCGATCGCGATGCCCGGGCGCGCCGCGCTGGAAGCGGCGGTGCACCCGAAGGAAGGCGATACCTACTACTTCGTCGCCAAGGGTGAGGGCAAGCATCATTTCTCGCGCACGCTGCGCGAGCACAACAATGCCGTGCGCCGTTATATTCTCAATCGGTAA
- a CDS encoding S49 family peptidase: MSDRPQDPWREGAGGKDESEAGLSGQGMSGQGAATASEREVDWQARERTAQLEMMDRWVQGVVTEQRRSRRWKLFFRFLFALLFIASIATSVTLFTLGSQPAALPGEQHLGVVRVKGVIEADGEANAERIIKGLRAAWESPASVAVVLDINSPGGSPVQSQRVYDELMRLRERGDKPVIAVIEDLGASGAYYMAAGAGEIIAAPSSLVGSIGVISSSFGLKGPMEKLDIERRVFTAGDNKAFLDPFSEISPDQRAFWQSVLATTHQQFIAAVKAGRGERLKDDPELFSGLIWTGEQARGLGLVDRTGTLEELAAELTPEAELHDYTPRQDPFERFTRRFAGVMASAMGLETTVSPVSYRLPW, encoded by the coding sequence ATGAGTGACAGGCCGCAGGATCCCTGGCGTGAAGGCGCGGGTGGCAAGGACGAGAGCGAAGCGGGCTTGAGTGGGCAGGGCATGAGTGGACAGGGCGCGGCTACCGCCTCCGAGCGAGAGGTGGACTGGCAGGCGCGCGAGCGTACCGCGCAGCTCGAGATGATGGACCGCTGGGTGCAAGGCGTGGTCACCGAGCAGCGTCGTTCGCGGCGCTGGAAGCTGTTCTTCCGCTTCCTGTTCGCCTTGCTGTTCATTGCCTCGATCGCGACCTCGGTGACCCTGTTCACGCTCGGCAGCCAGCCAGCGGCGCTGCCCGGCGAGCAGCATCTGGGCGTGGTGCGCGTGAAGGGCGTGATCGAAGCGGATGGCGAAGCCAACGCCGAGCGCATCATCAAGGGGCTGCGCGCGGCCTGGGAGTCACCGGCCTCCGTGGCGGTGGTGCTCGACATCAACTCGCCCGGTGGCAGCCCGGTGCAGTCCCAGCGCGTCTATGACGAGCTGATGCGGCTGCGCGAGCGGGGCGACAAGCCGGTGATCGCGGTGATTGAAGACCTGGGCGCCAGTGGTGCCTATTACATGGCGGCCGGCGCCGGCGAGATCATCGCGGCACCCTCGAGCCTGGTGGGTTCCATCGGCGTGATCTCCTCAAGCTTCGGGCTCAAGGGGCCGATGGAGAAGCTGGATATCGAGCGTCGCGTGTTCACGGCGGGAGACAACAAGGCGTTTCTTGATCCGTTCTCGGAAATCTCGCCGGACCAGCGTGCCTTCTGGCAGAGCGTGCTGGCCACGACGCACCAGCAGTTCATCGCGGCGGTCAAGGCCGGGCGCGGTGAACGCCTCAAGGACGATCCCGAGCTGTTCTCGGGGCTGATCTGGACCGGCGAGCAGGCCCGGGGGCTGGGGCTGGTCGATCGTACCGGCACGCTGGAAGAGCTGGCGGCTGAGCTGACGCCAGAAGCGGAGCTGCACGATTACACGCCGCGTCAGGACCCCTTCGAGCGCTTCACGCGGCGCTTCGCCGGTGTAATGGCCAGTGCGATGGGGCTCGAGACGACGGTATCGCCTGTCAGCTACCGCCTGCCCTGGTAG
- a CDS encoding HAD-IA family hydrolase encodes MTDLVAGLPQPRYRLVIFDWDGTLMDSEARIVDCLQAASLATGMGELPAHAARDIIGLGLPEAMERLFPGATAEQCEALVAAYKAHFVAVDTTPLDFFPGVEAGIQRLRRHPEQLLAVATGKSRRGLDRMFRAHDCGDWFHASRTADLTLSKPHPRMLEELLAELNVEAHEALMVGDTEYDLEMARALGMHSVGVDYGVHSVPRLEACAPQRIVSHFDELMEWLYVAR; translated from the coding sequence ATGACTGATCTCGTTGCAGGACTGCCGCAACCGCGCTATCGCCTGGTCATCTTCGACTGGGATGGCACCCTGATGGATTCCGAGGCGCGTATCGTCGATTGCCTGCAGGCGGCCTCACTGGCGACGGGCATGGGTGAGCTGCCTGCCCATGCGGCTCGCGACATCATCGGGCTCGGGCTGCCCGAAGCCATGGAGCGCCTGTTCCCGGGGGCGACGGCCGAGCAGTGCGAGGCGCTGGTCGCGGCCTACAAGGCGCATTTCGTGGCGGTCGATACCACGCCGCTGGACTTCTTCCCCGGTGTCGAGGCCGGCATCCAGCGTCTGCGTCGCCATCCCGAGCAGCTGCTGGCCGTCGCGACGGGCAAGAGCCGCCGCGGGCTGGACCGCATGTTCAGGGCCCATGATTGCGGTGACTGGTTCCATGCTTCGCGCACTGCGGACCTGACGCTGTCCAAGCCGCACCCCCGCATGCTCGAGGAGCTGTTGGCCGAGCTGAACGTTGAGGCGCATGAGGCGCTGATGGTCGGGGATACCGAATATGATCTGGAAATGGCGCGTGCCTTGGGCATGCACAGTGTCGGTGTCGACTACGGCGTACACAGTGTGCCGCGTCTTGAGGCCTGTGCGCCGCAGCGCATCGTCTCGCATTTCGATGAATTGATGGAGTGGCTGTACGTGGCCAGATAA
- the rluC gene encoding 23S rRNA pseudouridine(955/2504/2580) synthase RluC — translation MAEGQSVQWIEVAPELAGQRIDNFLRTRLKGAPKALIYRIVRKGEVRVNKKRIKVDYRLQAGDLVRVPPLRLSPEAAVQEVSDNLREVLAGCIVRETDDFMVINKPSGLAVHGGSGVKIGLIEAMRQIRADLPFLELVHRLDRDTSGCILLAKTRAALLQLNDDLKAHKMTKLYLALVEGRWDSRRDYVNAPLERYDGGNGERRVRVDEAGKTASTRYAVREAYPSMTLVEAEPITGRTHQIRVHSVHAGHPLLGDTKYGTERGNALAKKVGLERLFLHAAQLSFPDPIDGRTVTVRAPLDKRMKRVLATARELGARHD, via the coding sequence ATGGCCGAAGGCCAATCAGTCCAGTGGATCGAGGTTGCCCCGGAATTGGCCGGGCAGCGCATCGACAACTTTCTGCGTACCCGCCTCAAGGGCGCACCCAAGGCGTTGATCTATCGCATCGTGCGCAAGGGGGAAGTGCGCGTGAACAAGAAGCGCATCAAGGTCGATTATCGCCTGCAGGCGGGCGATCTGGTACGGGTGCCGCCACTGCGCCTCTCGCCGGAAGCCGCCGTGCAGGAAGTCAGTGACAACCTGCGCGAGGTGCTGGCGGGCTGCATCGTGCGTGAGACAGATGACTTCATGGTCATCAACAAGCCCTCGGGGCTTGCCGTGCACGGTGGCAGTGGCGTCAAGATCGGCCTGATCGAGGCCATGCGCCAGATTCGCGCCGACCTGCCGTTCCTGGAGCTGGTGCACCGCCTGGACCGTGATACCTCCGGCTGCATTCTGCTGGCCAAGACGCGGGCTGCGCTGTTGCAGCTCAATGACGACCTCAAGGCCCACAAGATGACCAAGCTGTATCTGGCCCTGGTCGAGGGGCGCTGGGATTCACGTCGCGATTACGTCAATGCGCCGCTGGAGCGTTATGACGGTGGCAATGGTGAGCGTCGGGTGCGCGTCGATGAGGCCGGCAAGACGGCCAGTACGCGTTACGCGGTGCGTGAGGCCTATCCGAGCATGACGCTGGTCGAGGCCGAGCCGATTACCGGGCGTACTCACCAGATCCGCGTGCACTCGGTGCATGCCGGGCATCCGTTGCTCGGCGATACCAAGTACGGCACCGAGCGCGGCAATGCCCTGGCGAAGAAGGTCGGGCTGGAGCGCCTGTTCCTGCATGCCGCCCAGCTCAGCTTCCCTGATCCGATCGACGGGCGAACCGTCACCGTGCGCGCGCCGCTGGACAAGCGGATGAAGCGCGTTCTCGCCACTGCCAGAGAGCTGGGAGCTCGTCATGACTGA
- a CDS encoding Maf family protein, with product MTPLVLASSSRWRRELLERLGLPFTWTAPSIDETPRREESPETLVHRLALGKANAVADAYSHHLIIGSDQVAVFEGEILGKPADLSAACGQLARFSGRRVRFVTGLALIDTQSARHWVCHEDYEVVFRPLSRAEIARYVERERPLDSAGSFRMEGLGITLFERLEGRDPNSLIGLPLIRLCELLREAGVDPLLDAPRS from the coding sequence ATGACTCCACTGGTCCTGGCGTCCAGCTCACGCTGGCGTCGTGAACTGCTTGAACGCCTCGGGCTGCCCTTCACCTGGACAGCCCCCAGCATCGATGAAACGCCGCGCCGCGAAGAAAGCCCCGAGACACTGGTCCATCGTCTGGCACTCGGCAAGGCCAATGCCGTGGCGGATGCCTATTCCCACCACCTGATCATCGGCAGCGATCAGGTCGCCGTCTTCGAGGGCGAGATACTGGGCAAGCCGGCGGATCTGTCAGCCGCATGCGGCCAGCTGGCGCGCTTTTCCGGACGTCGCGTGCGCTTCGTGACCGGCCTGGCGCTGATCGACACCCAGTCTGCGCGTCACTGGGTCTGTCATGAAGACTACGAGGTCGTCTTCCGCCCTCTGAGCCGCGCCGAGATCGCGCGCTACGTCGAGCGCGAGCGCCCCCTCGACAGCGCCGGCAGCTTCCGCATGGAAGGGCTGGGCATCACGCTCTTCGAGCGCCTCGAGGGGCGTGACCCCAACAGCCTGATCGGCCTGCCGCTGATTCGCCTGTGCGAACTGCTGCGCGAGGCAGGCGTCGACCCTCTGCTGGATGCACCGCGCTCCTGA